AAAGCGATGAAGCGTGCGGAGCGGAAGATCGCGGCACTCGTCGCGCTGCACGACCGCGTCGCACTGCATCCGGCTGTCGCGCTCTATCTCGAGTCGGAACGCCGTATCCCGTTCAACGACATGGGCATCTTCCGGCACTATCCGGAGCTGGACAAGTAGCGTCGGCACGGCATCCGCGCCACTTCATGCAAGGCGGCGGATGCCCTCGCTCACGCGGCGACTGGTGTCTCGTGCAGATGACGCCACACGATCAGCCCATCCGCCTCGCGCCGGAACACGACCGTCGCGCGCCGCTCCGTGCGCCGCCCTTGCGCGTCGGTCTGCGTCTCGCGATAGCCGATCGTCGCGCCATCGGACCACACGGCCAGCCCGCGCAATTCGTCGATGTCGATCGCGAGCCCCGGCCGCGCGCCGTGCCCGTGTGAAAACAGCGCATCGACGCCCGCGTAATCGAGCACCGTACCCGACATCGTGATCATCGAAAATCCCGGCGAGAAGCGCGCCATCAGCGTCGCGAGCCGCTCGGGGCCGGCACGGCCGGACAACCAGCACTCGATGTCGGCAATGGTGTCGACGACTTCCTTGAAATACGGATTCGGCAGATTCATAAGGCTCTCAGGTTCTCAGGAATGGGATGAAGCAGGTTGCGCGACCGGCGCAGGGTGTGCGGGAAGCCGCGCGATCAGGCCGAGCGGCAGCAACGTCAGCAGGACCGCCAGCCCGAAGCACCAACGGTACGGCGCGAGCGACGGGCCGCCCGCATCGAGCGCCAGCAACGCATTAAGCGCGCTGCCGAGCGCGGCCACGCCGACGCAAAAGCTCAACTGGCGGTTGATGTTCCACAGCGCGCTCGCGTCGCCCATCCGGTCGGCCGGCACGTCGACGAATGCCGCGCTCTGCGACGTGCTCGTGCACAGGCTCGCGCCGAACCCCATCGCCGCGAACGCCGCGATGCGCACGGCTTCGACGCCGGCCCACGGCGTCGCGAGCAGTGCGATGCCGATGCAATCGATCGCGATCCCGCTCGCGAACAACGGCTTCGCGCCGTAGCGCGGAAAGCAGCGGCGCGTGGTCGCGATCGCGAAGAACGCCGCGATCGCCCACGGCAGCATCAGCGCACCGGCATGCGCGGCGCTCAATCCGAGCGCATTCTGCAGATAGAGCGACGCGACGAGGTTGACGCCCGTAAAGATGCCCGGCACGCACAGATAGACCACCACGCCGATCCTCAGCAGCGGCTGTGCGAGCAGGCGCAGGTCGACCACCGGCGCCATGGCCCGACGCGCATGCGCCGCATACCCGGCGCCTGCCGCGACGGCGACAGCCAGCATCGCGAGCGGGAATGCCGCGCCGCCGTGCTGCCCAGCCGCAGTCAGCCCGAGGAGCAACGTGACGAGCGCCACCGCACTCAGCCCGAGCCCCGGCCAGTCGAGCCGCGGCGGCCGGTCACGCGCGCCGTCGCCCGGCAGCCACGCGAACGCGAGCGCGCAGGTCGCAGCCGCGATCGGCAACATCGCGAAGAAGATCGCGCGCCACGACCCGCGATCGACGATGGCCCCGCCGATCGCAGGCGACAACGCGGGCACGAGCAGCGCGACCATCATCACGATCGACGTGAGCCGCGCCCGCGCCTGAGGCGGATACGCGCGATAGGCCATCGTCTGCCCGACCGGAATCAGCAGCCCGCCGCCGAGCCCCTGGACCAGCCGCCACGCGAGCAGCGCTTCGATCGACGGTGACGCGCCGACGCCGGCACTGCCGAGCCCGAACAGCAGCAACGATGCGGCGAACACGCGCCGCTCACCGCAGCGGCGCGCGAGCCACGTGCCGAACGGAATCACGACGGTCAGGCCGAGCACGTACATGTTGCCGACCCACGCAAGCTGCGCGACCGACGCGTGCAGTTCGCGCTGCAGCGCCGGATACGCGGCGTTCAGCATGAACATGTTCGCGAGATCGATCGCGAAGCCGAGCAGGTAGACGGCGGCGATTCTGGAGCGGTCGGGCATGGCGGCGGGAACATCATGAAACGCCGCAGTGTAGAAGCCGGCACGCACATCGGTAAGCGGCCGGATTCGACGAGTCCCGTCGAAATTTTTTGACAATCGGCTCAGGCCGCCACAACGCCGCGCGTCCATTGCAACGCACCGCACGCCGCACGCGTGCCGCACATTCGGGTACCCTTCGAGCGATCCAACGCATAGACAGGACCCCCGCCCCAACCATGGTGAGCCTCGATCGTTTCGCCGTCTTCCGTGCCGTGGTCGAGGCCGGTTCGTTCACGGCCGCCGCAACCGCGCTGAACCAGGCGCGGGCAGCCGTCAGTTTTAACGTGAAGCAACTCGAAGCCGAGCTCGGCGTCACGCTGCTCACACGGACGACCCGGCGTGTCGAACTGACCGACGCCGGCGAGCGCTTCTACCAGCGCTGCCTGCGCGTGCTAGAAGAAGCCGAAGGCGCAATCGACGAAGTGCGCGGCGAGCACGGCGGAATGCAGGGCATCCTGCGCGTGACGTCGACGGTCGAATATGCAGCGCGCGTCCTCGCACCGATGCTGCATGCGTTCACCGCGCGGCATCCCGCGTTGCGCGTGCGGCTCGAAACCCATACTTCGCAGGCCGATCTCGTGCGCGACCGCTTCGACGTCGCGATCCGGCTCGGACGCCACGAGCATTTTCGCGACCTGCCCTATCGCGGCGCCTGCCTTGCCACCTATGACGTGCTCGCCGTGATGGCGCCCGGCCTGCCTGCCAAGGCCGGGCTCCCGCCGCCGGCGTCGCCCGGCGACCTGGCCCGCCTGCCCCAGCTCGGCCACAGCCGGCTCGAGCGAATCGCCGAATGGACGCTCACCGATCCCGCAGGCAACGAACATGCATTTCGACCGGCGACGAAGCCTCACATCGTCGTCGACAACGCATCGGTGTTGAGTGAACTGGCGCGCCAGGGCAGCGGCGTCGCGCTACTGCCGGAATGGCTCGTGCGCGACGATCTCGACAGCGGCGCACTGGTCGATGCACTGCCCGCGTACCGGTTTCCGCAGCAGAACGTCTACGCGCTGTACGTCGCGACGCGGCACGTGCCGCAGAAAGTGCGCGCGTGGGTGGATTTCATGAAGGCGCAGTTGCAGCACGGGCGCTAAGCGCGGTTTGCGAGCGTCACTGCACGCCAGCGTCACGCATCGGAGCCGGCCGTGCGAAACGTGCCGGCTCCTGTTACCGCGCTTTCGGTACCCGGCAATCAGTGCGGCTGCCCGTGCTGCGTGACCGTCGCATCGACGGCCTCGACCGAACGCGTCAGCCACGGCCCGATGTCCATCTCCTCGTAGCGCACGAGCCGGCTCTTGCGCGCACGGCGATACGCCCACCAGATCGCGACGAACAGCGGAATCCACACGTAGATCGACAGCACTTCCATCCAGTCGATGCGGGCCGCGAAGAACGCCTGGTAATCCTGCCCGAGCGAGATCACGATGCAGATCGCGATCGCGAACAGCGGCCCGAACGGAAACCATTTCGCACGGTACGGCAGCTGATCGAGCCTGTAGCCCTGCTTCAGGAACCCCTTGCGGAACCGGTAATGGCAGACCGCGATGCCGAGCCACGCGATGAAGCCCGTGATACCGACCGTATTCAGCAGCCACAGATAGATGCTCTGGTTGTTGGTCAGCGACGTGAGGAAGCACAGCCCGCCGACGGCCATCGTCGCGTACAGCGCATTGCGCGGCACGCCGCCCGGCGACAGCGTCGCGAACATCGCCGGCGCGCGCCCTTCCGCCGCGAGGTTGTACAGCATCCGCGTGGCCGCGTAGGTGCCGGAATTGCCGGCCGACAGCACGGCCGTCAGGATCACGAGATTCATTGCGCCAGCCGCGAGCCGGAAACCCGCATGGCTGAACACCAGCGTGAACGGGCTCACGCCGATGTCGGTCACGTCGCTCTTCAGCAGGTTCGGGTCGGTGTACGGCACCAGCAGGCCGATCACGAAGATCGCGAACACGTAGAACAGCATGATCCGCCAGAAGATCTGCTTCACCGCGCGCGGGATCGTCTTGCGCGGGTTTTCCGATTCACCGGCGGTGATCCCGACCAGCTCGGTGCCGAGAAACGAGAAGCCCGCGATCAGCGCGACGCTCATCATCGCGTGCACACCGCCGACGAACGGCGCGTCACCCGTCGTGAAGTTGCGCATGCCGACCGGATGCCCGTTCCCGATCAGGCCGGCCGCGATCAGCAGCCCGGCTGCGATGAACGCGACCACGGTGACGACCTTGATCAGCGAGAACCAGTATTCCGATTCGCCGAAACCGCGTACCGACAGCGTGTTCAGCAGGAAGATCAGCACGAGGAAGCCCGCGCCCCACCAGATGCCGGGTATGGTCGGAAACCAGTAGCGCATCACGATCTGCGCGGCGACCAGCTCGATCGCGATCGTCACGGCCCAGCTGTACCAGTAGGTCCAGCCAAGCGCGACGCCGAAGCCTTCGTCGACGTACTTCTCGCCGTAGATCGCAAACGAGCCCGATACCGGCATCAGCGCGGCCATCTCGCCGAGGCCCGTGACGACGAAGTACACCATCAGCCCGATCGCGATATACGCGGCGATCGCTCCGCCCGGCCCCGCCTGCGCGACCGACGCCCCCGACGCGACGAACAGCCCCGTACCGATCGAGCCGCCGATCGCAATCATCGCGATGTGGCGGCCCTGCAGACGGCGCTTCAGCGCCGTTCCGGACGGTGCGGCCGTCTCCGCTGCCGCTTGCAATGCATCCATAGTGTTCACCCTGATTGGATTCGGGCCTGGCGATTTGATTCGGAATGCAAATCGTCAGGCCGGGTCATTCGCGTCGAAACCGGCCCTTCCCGGCCGGCCGCATCACACGACGCTGCGCTTGATCGCCTGCAGTTCGGCCGTCGTCACGATCTTCTCGATCCGGAACCGCGGGCTCTCCAGCCACACGTTCGCGATCCGCCGGTACTCGTCGAGATCCTCGCACGCGAGCCGCACGAGAAAATCGAACGTGCCGCTGACGAGCCAGCAATCGAGCACGGCCGGATTCGCACGCATTTCGTCCTCGAACGGCGCCTGCGAACGCCCGTGGTCGGCCAGCGTGATCTGCGCGATCACGACGATCGGCTTGGTCGCGCGCGGCGCCTTGATCACCGCGCGGTACCCTTCGATCACACCGAGCGCCTCGAGCCGCTCCACGCGCGCCTGGCACGGCCGCGGCGTGAGGTTCACGAGCTCCGACAGCTTCCGGTAGGAAATCCGCCCGTCGGTGCGCAGGATGTCGAGGATCCGGAGATCGATCTTGTCGAGCTGCATCTTCTTGTCGGTCATCCGCGTTCGCTCCGGTCGGGTCGTGGCTGGTGCGCGGAACGTCTCCTGTTCCGCGCGGGGGCCACATTATCCGGCCGAAGCGGCCGCGCGCCAATCGGCTAGAACCGCAGCGACAGGCAGGTCAGGCCGCCGTCCATCTTGCGGAACTCGCTCGTATCGATCACGTGCAGCGGCAGCCCGAGCGACGCGATCGCATCGTGCACGCGCGGGTAACCGGCCGGCGTGATCAACGTGCCGTTCACGCGCAGCGTGTTGCCCGCGTATTCGTCGGCGGCCGAAATCGCGATCCGGCGATAGTCGGCGAATGCCGGATGCGCGGCCAGCGCTTCGGTCACGAGCAGCGTGTCGTCGCCGAGCGCGTTGACGACCGACTTGAGATGCAGGCCGGCACCCACCGGCACCGCGACGACCGAATAGCCGTAGCGCGACACCAGCGAGTCGAATGCGGCGATGCCTTCGGCATCGGTACGGCCCGTCAGGCCGATGTAGAAGCGCTTGCCGACCTGCATCACGTCACCGCCGTCGAGACGGCCGTCCTGCATCGGCAGCAAGTCGCGATGCGCGGCCAGCGCCGCTTCGATGTGCACCGTCTCGCCACGCCGTGCGGGTGCCCCCGGGCGCGTGATCACCGCGAATTCCGGCGTCACGACTGCGGTGTCCTCGACGAAGTGCGAATCGGGGAACGCGTCCAGCGGCGGCAGTTCGGTCAGCTCGACGCCGAGCGTGCGCAGCGCGTCGCAGTAAGCGTGGAACTGCGTGAGCGTCTTGTCGTAATCGGGCGCGCCGAGTTCGGCGGTGGTCAGGCCCGCGCCACAGGACGGCGCGGGACGGCGAACGATCGCTTGCGTGAATTGCATCGACTCCTCCATGGTCAGTGCCACACCCGTGCTTCACACGGGGCGGCTGCGTTGTGTCCAGACCATTATCGGAAGCCAAATTGCGCAATTCGCGTCGATTTCAGCTGCACAGACAGCCGATTACGTCGAATTACGCGCGGCACGCAGCGGTTTCGGCAGACGGCCGTTCATCGCCTGGCGAACGGCCGCTTTCACCTGCGGCACGCCGGCTACACGCCCGCCCCGAACCCCATCTGCGAACGGCCGAGCGCCGTGAGATCACCCTCCCCGCCGCGCCCGTCGAATTCGACCTCGAAATGATCGGCCGGGAAATCGGGCGGGCTCTCGCCGCGCAGGAACGCGGCCCGCTGGCGCTGCAGGTATGCGTCGTTCTTCGCGCAACCGGGCGCAGCGGCGATGTACATCACGTTACTGTCGCCGCTACCGCGGTGCGCATCCTCGACCGCGTGCACGACGTCGCCGTGC
This window of the Burkholderia lata genome carries:
- a CDS encoding MFS transporter, translated to MPDRSRIAAVYLLGFAIDLANMFMLNAAYPALQRELHASVAQLAWVGNMYVLGLTVVIPFGTWLARRCGERRVFAASLLLFGLGSAGVGASPSIEALLAWRLVQGLGGGLLIPVGQTMAYRAYPPQARARLTSIVMMVALLVPALSPAIGGAIVDRGSWRAIFFAMLPIAAATCALAFAWLPGDGARDRPPRLDWPGLGLSAVALVTLLLGLTAAGQHGGAAFPLAMLAVAVAAGAGYAAHARRAMAPVVDLRLLAQPLLRIGVVVYLCVPGIFTGVNLVASLYLQNALGLSAAHAGALMLPWAIAAFFAIATTRRCFPRYGAKPLFASGIAIDCIGIALLATPWAGVEAVRIAAFAAMGFGASLCTSTSQSAAFVDVPADRMGDASALWNINRQLSFCVGVAALGSALNALLALDAGGPSLAPYRWCFGLAVLLTLLPLGLIARLPAHPAPVAQPASSHS
- a CDS encoding LysR family transcriptional regulator, which translates into the protein MVSLDRFAVFRAVVEAGSFTAAATALNQARAAVSFNVKQLEAELGVTLLTRTTRRVELTDAGERFYQRCLRVLEEAEGAIDEVRGEHGGMQGILRVTSTVEYAARVLAPMLHAFTARHPALRVRLETHTSQADLVRDRFDVAIRLGRHEHFRDLPYRGACLATYDVLAVMAPGLPAKAGLPPPASPGDLARLPQLGHSRLERIAEWTLTDPAGNEHAFRPATKPHIVVDNASVLSELARQGSGVALLPEWLVRDDLDSGALVDALPAYRFPQQNVYALYVATRHVPQKVRAWVDFMKAQLQHGR
- a CDS encoding amino acid permease, giving the protein MDALQAAAETAAPSGTALKRRLQGRHIAMIAIGGSIGTGLFVASGASVAQAGPGGAIAAYIAIGLMVYFVVTGLGEMAALMPVSGSFAIYGEKYVDEGFGVALGWTYWYSWAVTIAIELVAAQIVMRYWFPTIPGIWWGAGFLVLIFLLNTLSVRGFGESEYWFSLIKVVTVVAFIAAGLLIAAGLIGNGHPVGMRNFTTGDAPFVGGVHAMMSVALIAGFSFLGTELVGITAGESENPRKTIPRAVKQIFWRIMLFYVFAIFVIGLLVPYTDPNLLKSDVTDIGVSPFTLVFSHAGFRLAAGAMNLVILTAVLSAGNSGTYAATRMLYNLAAEGRAPAMFATLSPGGVPRNALYATMAVGGLCFLTSLTNNQSIYLWLLNTVGITGFIAWLGIAVCHYRFRKGFLKQGYRLDQLPYRAKWFPFGPLFAIAICIVISLGQDYQAFFAARIDWMEVLSIYVWIPLFVAIWWAYRRARKSRLVRYEEMDIGPWLTRSVEAVDATVTQHGQPH
- a CDS encoding Lrp/AsnC family transcriptional regulator — its product is MTDKKMQLDKIDLRILDILRTDGRISYRKLSELVNLTPRPCQARVERLEALGVIEGYRAVIKAPRATKPIVVIAQITLADHGRSQAPFEDEMRANPAVLDCWLVSGTFDFLVRLACEDLDEYRRIANVWLESPRFRIEKIVTTAELQAIKRSVV
- a CDS encoding dimethylarginine dimethylaminohydrolase family protein, coding for MQFTQAIVRRPAPSCGAGLTTAELGAPDYDKTLTQFHAYCDALRTLGVELTELPPLDAFPDSHFVEDTAVVTPEFAVITRPGAPARRGETVHIEAALAAHRDLLPMQDGRLDGGDVMQVGKRFYIGLTGRTDAEGIAAFDSLVSRYGYSVVAVPVGAGLHLKSVVNALGDDTLLVTEALAAHPAFADYRRIAISAADEYAGNTLRVNGTLITPAGYPRVHDAIASLGLPLHVIDTSEFRKMDGGLTCLSLRF